AGGTCAGTGGTGCACATACACAGATACTTTAAATTGTCATATAAATCAATTCTATATTTAATTCTTCGGGTATACACTACGCATCTTCTCAGCTTTATATCTTGGGAAAATGGATTAATCAACCCACTttgcccccttctctctctccctctctctctctctttctctctctctatgtgccTCTTTCTCCCCACTACCTCTGTTTTTCCCTTTGTCTTCTTCaccccatctcactctctccttccccctcgtTTTCTCCCTCCAGAGGTTTCAGAGAGAAGTGAACGCCCACTAGCCCCTGACCACCTCTATTCTGCAAACTGGAGGGCTTCTCCTGGGTTGTTTGACCTCCACTTCTCCCGGTGACCCTTCCATCACTGACAAGTTACTCTTTGCCTGCAGCTATTTCATTTATACCTACTGTATCTCAGGTGTCACCCACCACCTGATATTTAGGACAGGTTTAGAAATGAGTCTGTCTTCACACAGGAATGATCCTACTCTCAACTCAAGCGGATCAgcctatcacatttacattacatttaagtcagttagcagacgctcttatccagagtgacttacaaattggtgcatacaccttatgacatccagtggaacagccacttgcatctaaatctttttttgggggggtgagaaggattacttacccttacttaccctatcctaggtattccttgaagaggtggggtttcaggtgtctccggaaggtggtgattgactccgctgtcctggcgtcgtgagggagtttgttccaccattggggggccagagcagcgaacagttttgactatCAGACTTCTTCTTAGTAAAGGGTGTGGAAGTGTTTCACCGAAAGAAGACGACGAGGCCAACACACCACCCTACACTATTTCCCTTTGTGAATTCTGAAATACACTTGTGCTCCTTTACTAACGGAAGCGTAAAATGAATTGCATGACACAGCAACAACATCTGAGACTATTGAAGTGGGCgctgcctgtttttttttttaaagggctCCACATTACAAATGACAAATGAGTTTACTTGTTTGTGTGAAGGCTACCTTGATAAAAGGGTAGAATTTCTTGTCTGCTAACAGTGGTGAGCTTGACTATTTGTTTCAGTTCCCATATAGTTCAATTCAACATCTAACACTGGCATACTGTAGATTTGTTCTGGTGGTCAGGAGTAATTCTATAcccacagtcctctcctctgacagaagCAGGAAACTGTGTGAGGAGAATGCGGCCATGCATGACTAAGAGTTTGGGGGCTCTGTTTTCTGCTCTTTCTCTTATTCCAAGTTGTTACATGTCACAGGAAGGAATCTTAGTGGGTTGAATGTGAAATGTAACACTACAGTTTCCCATTTCTCTTCTGTTTTCTATACTCATCTCTATActattctctcatctctcttcccctgtctctcccccctctctttcttcctcttcttaTGTCCCCCAGTTCTGAAAGAGACCCTCTGTCTTATTGAGAGGCAGTCCAAGGCACTGGAGACCCACTCAGAgcacctcttctcctctattaTCTCAGTCATGGACAGACTGACCCAGCCCAGGGAGCCCAATGGGAGAGAGGAGACCCAGGCAGGAGACCCGGATAGGATGGCGGTCCAGAGGACCGCTCAGTGAAGGTTCCATTCGAGGCATGGATAGTATGTTTCTACGGTTATGTAGAGATTGGGATATGATTACTCTATAGCACCCTCTAGTGACATGTTATCAGGTTTATTATTTATCATCAGAAGAAGTCAGTTTTCTCCTATTCTCTTTCAGTAATGAAGAATGAGTGTGGATTGGTGGAGCAGGCTTGATGAGGGGGAGGAGCTTCTTCCCTTTTGACTTGCCTTAAAGGATTGGTTCACATTTCTTTTGACCAAATGTTAACATTTTTATGTCAATGGTATGTTTTCAGAAACTTAGACCACTCGCAATAGACTTCCTTATTGCTTGTCCTGCAGTGTGGGGGCTATGGAAAAACATTAACAAAGGCTGGTAGGGGATACTGCTCGAGTCGCACAAACTGGAATAATATAATGGTGCAGATAAAGTTCAGAATTACATaatttcatgtgtacaacatctaatGACCTGTATCACTAAGATAAtgtatttgggtgtttttggagccttTGTTTGTGTTTTTCCACAGCCCCCATACTGCAGAACATGCAATGAGGAAGTCTATTGCGGGTGGTCTAAGTTTCTCAAAACCAAGTGAAATCGGCAAAAAAGTGTCTGCACCCTTCTGTAGCATCCAATTTATATCACAAATAGACATTTGGTTAAAAAATAGTGGAACGATCCTTGCTGTGTTGAAAAGAGACCAGTTGACTGTTGTCATGCTTTTGATTCATTATTTTGTTAAGTGCTTTTtaaatttacagtgccttcagaaagaattatcaccccttgactttttccacattttgttgctacAGCCtgatttgaaaatgtattaaatttacattttgtgtcactgatctacacacgatacctcacaatgtgaaagtggaattatgttttcagacatttttacagatgaattcaaaatgaaaagctAGGGCCTCCCAAGCGGCGCAGCgacctaaggcactgcatcaaagtgcttgaggcatcactacagacccgggtttggtTGTGTCGCAGCCGGACGCAACCGGGAGATCCATGAAGCGGTATCCAATtgtcccagcgttgtccgggttaggggagggtttttgCTGGCCATGATTCCCTTGTCCCAATGCGCTCTAGTGTTTCCTTGTGATGGGCCGGGCACATGCAcactgacttcggtcgccagttagttgtacggtgtttcctctgacacattggtgcctctggcttccgggttaaatgagcagtgtgtcaagaagcagtgcagcttggcagggtcagttttcggaggacgcatggctctcaacctttgcctctcccgaatccatacgggagttgcagcgatggaaaAGCTGAAAAAGTATTCAACCTCtgtgttatgacaagcctaaataagtttaggagtaaagatttgcttaacaaatcacataaattgcatggactcattctgtgttcaataatagtgttcaacataattgttgaatgactaccccatctctggaccccacacatacaattatctggaaGGTCCTTCAATCAACTAGTGCATTTCAAGCCCAGATTCAATCGCAAAGACcagaggtttttcaatgcctcacaAGGGGCACCGATTGGTAGTGTAGAAATATAAAAAAGTAGACAGTGAAtctccctttgagcatggtgaagttattaatcaggcttaatacacccagtcactaaaaagatacaggtgtccttcctaattcagttaccggagaggaaagaaactgctcagggatttcaccatggtgATTGTAAAACAGTTACAGACTTTGGTTGTAATATGAGAAaacagcattgtagttactccacaatactaacctaaatgacagagtgaaaaaatgTAAGTCTgtgcagaataaaaatattccaaaacatgcaccctgcaccctttctactgactctgaaaaaccaaaagaaagatgcccagggtccctgcagatgtgaccagggcagtaaattgcaatgtccgtactgtgagatgcctaagaacGGACGGACAGCtaatcatcctcgcagtggcagaccacgtgtaacaacacctgcacaggatcggtacatccgaatatcacacttgcgggacaggtacaggatggcaacaacaattgCCCGAGTTACAACagtgctcagttggtagagcatggcgcttgtaacgccagggtagtgggttcgattcccgggaccacccatacgtagaatgtatgcacacatgactgtaagtcgctttggataaaagcgtctgcgaaatggcatatattattatattatatattactgtccgcaataggctgagagaggctggactgagggcttgttgtaggcctgttgtaaggcaggtcctcaccagacatcaccggcaacaatgttgcctatgggcacaaacctgAGTTGATGCTGAGTTGATGTGCATTCAAATCGCCGTCTAtaaaaaaatgcaattgtgtttgttgtccgtagcttaagccagcccataccataaccccactgccaccatggggcactctgttcacaacgttgacatcagcaaactgcttgcccacacgacgccacacacgtggtctgtggttgtgaggccagttggattttgccaaattctctaaaactacgtTGTAGATGGctcatggtagagaaattaacattcactGCTCACAACTCAACTCACAActcatgctccctcaaaacttgagacatctgtggcattgtgttgtgtgacaaaacggcacattttagagaggccttgtccccagcacaaggtgcacctgtgtaatgatcattctgtttaatcagcttcttgatatcatcttcttgatatgcacactaacagggatgtaaacaactGTGTgctcaaaatttgagagaaattagcttttgtgagtatgaaacatttctgggatcttttatttctgggatctttcataacactttgcatgttgtgttttatatttttgttcagggtagcaatgataaacaaccaacttgacagagcttgaataatgaAAAGAATAATAATTGGCAAGTTATTATTTGTACacggtgtgcaaagctcttagactttcACAAAAAGACTCAGCTgtattcgctgccaaaggtgtttctaacgtGTATTTTCtcaggggggtgaatacatatctaatcaaggtacagaacatgaccaaaagtatgtggggacacctgctcgttgaacctctcattccaaaatcatgggcattaatatggagttgctccctcctttgctgctataacagtctccattcttctgggaaggcttttcactagatgttagaacattgctgcagggaattgcttccattcagccacaagagcatgagTGAGGTTGAACActtgatgttgggcaattaggcctggttCCCAATCGGTGCGCCAATTCATctaaaaggtgttcgatggggttgagctcagggctttgtgcaggcagtcaagttctttcacaccgatctcgacaaatcatttctgtatggacctcgctttgagcactgggtcattgtcatgctgaaacagcaaagggccttctccaaactgttgccacaaagttggaagcacagaatcgtctagaatatcattgtatgctgtagcgttaagatttcccttcactggaactaagggacctagtCTAAATCATGAAAAAAAGCTCCAGACTATTATTTatcctccaccagactttacagtttgcactatgTATTCGGGCAgctagtgttctcctggcatccaccaaagcCAGATTCATTCatcggactaccagatggtgaagcgttatTCATCACTCCAAATTAGAATGCGGTCTGCACTACACATCATTGTAGATTTGTAATGTAGGATGTTTGACCATTCAGTGCCCTTAGgactgcaggtagcctagcagttagcaCTTTGGGCCAGAACATGGAAAACCTGGATGAAAAGTGCATTAAGAATTACAGTACTTGTACCTAAAGCCTTTAATGTGCAACATGTTTTTAACCAGCGTCTTTGTTACTGTAGTAATCAATTGTGAATGTTATGAGGGTAATGTACACTTCGAATGAGAACTTTTAAACACCCTGGAAAACTTTGTCCTTCCCACTATTGGAATCCTCATTCACAGATTAAACCTGGTGAAAACTACACTACTTGTTCCTACTGAGTAAACCTCATACTGTATGGCCACTTGATTTTTATGTACAATCAGTGTAGAGCTCAAGTGTAATAACTAGAATGTGTCTGAATTCAGCAGTTGGTGTACTGTGGGGACTCCAGGGGAGAACTGGTGAGAATGGGATACATGGGAATTTTGTTCTGACTTTCTGAAGTTAGCATTCTGTGGTAAAGTCAATCTGACATACAACAGACCACTGTGCTATTGCACAAATCTAGCCAGACACATCTATCCATATAGCGAACACACGTCAAACTAGGTAAACAGTGTTAGAGAAATGGTTGAGTTCTTTTAAAACTGTATTCAGTAGCCTTTATTATGAAAAAAGAACATAGTGTTTTATATATGCCAATCTGTACTGAGATATTCTACAGGTAATGGCCAATTTGCATACAGAGTCTAAGTTACTGGTACAATATATTTGCCATATAAATGTAGAATAAATTATTAAAAACAAGATGTTCCTACATATCCACCAAGAATCGCAAACAGATTATTCCGTATCATACAGTCTGGAAGtacaacatttatttatttttcagttTAAATGTGACATGTTGAGACAAATTTTAATGCAGCGATTAAGTCAAGACTACTCCGACAATGTATTGAAGTCTACAGAACTAGCAAATCAGAtcttacatatatacacacacacatacacacacacaatgtatatgtacatatttttCAATAGACTTTTTTGCGAGACAGTGAGACACTGTTGTGCAGTTGGCTGACCGCATATTGGCGAATAAACGCCTTCGAAAGGGACAGAGATCTACACTTGCTGATACAAACAGCAAAATAACCCAAAAGAAAAGAGGGGGACAGAAGAACAAAACATAATTTGACTAGACCAACCCTGCAGTAGGAATGCAGTGAGATAGACACGCACACATTATTCTCATTAACCTTCACACAGATGGGGCTGGGGGTTCAAATGAAATCCATTGTTTCTGATGAGGTTCGGGTAAGGGTGGGGGGGGTAAAGCCACTCCAGGGGAGGTCCAGTGAGCGGCTGACCATCTGACTGCTAACAGACAGCCTGGAAAGTACTACTAATCATCAACTACCAGGGCATAAAGGGAGGGTGATAACCATACATTTTTGTTGGTAGTACGGCTACAGTACAAATTCAGGCAACTTAATTTTGTTTTCGCTCTCACACTCTCGCTCAGTTACTGTTTAGCTGGGTGGGTGAGGCATGGTGGAGAATGGGGCCAGGTGGAGGGGGGCGGTTGAGGTGAGGGTAGAGGTGTTGGTGGGGTTCTCCCTCTCAGCAGCAGCCCCCCGAGGCAGGTTTGACAGGCGTACTGTCGATCTTGACATTGGACCTCTCGTTGCCTCCGGTCGTAGCCCCAGGGCCCATCCTCTTCTTTATCTCAGCAGCCATGGTCATGAAGGCCTGCTCCACATTGGTGGCGTTCTTGGCACTAGTTTCCAAGAACGGGATGCCCAGGGAGTCTGCAAACTCCTGCAAAGAATGGAATGGAGAGACTGGGTTAGAGGAGCTGCTGCATTCGTGACAGTACTGTACACTATGACTATTTTACTACTGGGTTGCAGACAAAGATCTGATTGTGTCCAGAAACATTTGGTTTGTTTGGGGGCCTCAACAAAATATCAAATTTGAAAGTTTGGAAACCACAGCTGTAGACTATTTTTTCAAGTAGTTAAATAGAAAAATGCATTACTCCTGCACCATCTGATAACCCATTGACTTTGATGGAAGCCCTTACCTTCGCTGTTGTGTAATCCACCACTTTCTTTGTTGTCAGGTCACACTTGTTCCCTACCAACAGCTTGTTGACGTTTTCACTGGCGTAACGGTCGATTTCCTGTAGCCACTGCTTGACATTATTGAAGGACTCCTAGAAGAAGAAAGATAATCACAACCAGCATGAAAGGGTAGGCAAGATCTTTGtaaagggctctattcaatccgatCCGCTTTAGCCGACATCCGCATAATGGTTGTTTTGGCGGTGTCGGAGGTGGAAATGCGTTAAGAGCTTTCAAATCCACAAGCGACACCTGGCATTAAACCTAAAGCAGACGTTGCCATTGGCTGCATAGAGTCGCATTATGAGAAACCCCATGCAGCCAAGTTTACAAATTCAAACAATGGAACGTGTGATGTAATCAAGACCTCGATTTGACTGACAGAAATCCTCATTATTTTGTTTAATGATTTTCTATTTGAGCATCATTATTTCTCTATAACCTACACTTTCTCATTCTGAACTTCTAACGTGAGTGGGACAGATGTGGCGTCGGGACAATGatcaagagcagctgctcaccgatttgacagcGCCAACGCAGCTACACCTTTGACACCGCGAAAACATCAGCTATGCGGTTTTCGGCGATCACCGGTTAATGCTTGCTCTGATTGAATCTCGGCCTTAGTCTTTCAAAATACTAGTTAACCTGCACTCCGGAATTTCAATTAAAAACAACTAATAGTGGAAAATAATCTAGAACACTCAAACACAGTGAAAAGGTAAAGGTGGACTGACCTGGTCTGTGACGTCATAGACTACGATGATACCGTGGGCTCCTCTATAGTAGCTGGATGTGATTGTGCGAAACCTCTCCTGCCCCGCCGTGTCCCACTGTCAGTGTcaacacacagcagagacactCAGTCACCGTCACAAATACGGGaaggccaaacacacacacctctgccaAATAGATGCTGCTTCATAGCACATTCAACTGTGACAAATAAGACCAAAACACACAAATGAGAGAAGGGTATTTCTAACTGATAATTCACCATCTTGTAGTCAACCGTGATAGTCTTAATAATGTAGGAGGCCTCTGCCTTTGGATATTTGGTGGACAGTCTAGAGTTAGGTTCTAAAATGCCTACAATGGCATTTTTTGGTCCAAATGTGGCCAGATCCTGATACATACTTGATAGTGTAACGTGGAGCTTCCCCTTTACACAGTAGGAGACAATAGAGATGTGGTCGGGGGGGCACTTACGATTTGAAGTTTAATAGTCTTTCCGTCTAATTCTATAGTTCGTATTTTGAAGTCCACTCCGATTGTGCTAATGTAGCTTTCTGTGTATGTGTCATCCTGGGGAGAAAGGAAAGGGGAGTATGTGTCATCCTGCTCAAAGGGGAGAAAGGAAAGGATCATTCGCCACAGTAGGAGAGTAAACCAGAAAATGTTGATTTAACACAgtattaataatataatataaatactaTTTCTGTGATCGATTTGACCTTTTCACATTACAGGGCATCCAGTTCTTACCTTGTGAATTTAGTCcaatattacattattattattattattaagaggACTATAATTATTAATTAATATGACTAGGTCAGCCTTTGAACAACTAATGAGTGACGACGAGCACCTTATGAATGGCTATGAGACATGGGCGGATGAACAGAACACTTACTGCAAATCGGAGGAGAAGACAAGACTTTCCGACGCCAGAGTCACCGATCAGGAGCAGCTTGAATAAATAGTCACTGTGGAGAGTAGAGTTGTTTTAAAAACAGGATTCCAGGTTTCCCCACACAGTTTCAACAAAAGtagctataaaaaaaaatattaaaattaCGCTAGCCTTGTCAGAAACCATTGGAAGCTTGCCTCTAAACTCTGTAGACAGCATTAGCTGATGGTTTCCTCAGACAGAACAGTTTCTTCTCGCTTCCCAGTCTCTCTCAAGGAGAGATTTCATTGTGGTGTTGCGTCAGACAATTCAAAAGACGCCATTGCGGTTATATTGCTTTCAAATGCCTTGGGCAAGATACTGTGTTGGGTTAACTCTCAGCATAACTACTTTGGTCACACCACCATACAATCAGAGTGTATGAGTGATGTGTTATAATGCTTGCCTAACGCCTAGAAAGGTCTTTCACGCCGACCCCTTTATAGACTATCACACAGGCTAATTCAAGCCTGAGTCCAAACAACAAAGAGATGCAATCCTGCATACCTTTTTGGTACAGAAAAGTAGACATTTCAACAGACATCTGCAATTTCAGCAGACAGTGAAACAtcgcggcagggtagcctagtggttagagcgttggactagtaaccggaaggttgcaagttcaaacccccgagctgacaaggtacaaatctgtcgttctgcccctgaacaggcagttaaacccactgttcctaggcagtcattgaaaataagaatttgacttgcctaattaaataaaggtaaacaaataaaaatcgTATTTGGCAGGCAAATGAAACCTCACGCTGCTAGGACCATACAGATCTGTGCACGATCAGCAAAACGAAATATCAGTGGGGGAACTCAACGTTTCAGTGctcatgtgacacacacacaaacaatggcATTTTAAAAAGGATGAAGACTGCACTGTGACTGCCGACAACATAGTATGTTAACTGGAATACAGTAGAAACTCAGTAGGCCTTTGCTCAACTTCACTAAGAAGCCTTCTTTAATTGAGCTCATGTCATATCAGCCTGATGCATGTTTAATGATTTGTTACAAACAGAGCTGCTGTCGAATTTGCCAAAGCTCTCTGTAGTTCATCAGCTCAGGTTTCAGAG
This genomic interval from Oncorhynchus keta strain PuntledgeMale-10-30-2019 chromosome 2, Oket_V2, whole genome shotgun sequence contains the following:
- the LOC118400897 gene encoding ras-related protein ORAB-1-like — its product is MNPEYDYLFKLLLIGDSGVGKSCLLLRFADDTYTESYISTIGVDFKIRTIELDGKTIKLQIWDTAGQERFRTITSSYYRGAHGIIVVYDVTDQESFNNVKQWLQEIDRYASENVNKLLVGNKCDLTTKKVVDYTTAKEFADSLGIPFLETSAKNATNVEQAFMTMAAEIKKRMGPGATTGGNERSNVKIDSTPVKPASGGCC